One segment of Synechococcus sp. A15-24 DNA contains the following:
- the gap gene encoding type I glyceraldehyde-3-phosphate dehydrogenase, which yields MTLRVAINGFGRIGRNVMRGWLSRGADTGLEIVGMNSTSDPKTSAHLLTYDSILGKLDPSVKIETTDDTMVVNGKEIKFFADRNPLNCPWKDWGVDLVIESTGVFNTDEKASMHIEAGASKVILTAPGKGDGVGTFVVGVNDDQYRHEDWNILSNASCTTNCLAPIVKVLDQNFGLDWGLMTTIHSYTGDQRILDNSHRDLRRARAAALNMVPTTTGAAKAVALVYPEVKGKLTGFAMRVPTPNVSAVDLTFGPSRATSVDEVKAVIKAASENGMKGIIKYSDLPLVSTDYAGTNESTIFDADLTYAMGDKAVKILAWYDNEWGYSQRVVDLAEVVARNWK from the coding sequence ATGACCCTGCGCGTTGCGATCAATGGATTCGGCCGAATTGGTCGCAATGTGATGCGGGGTTGGCTGAGCCGCGGAGCAGATACCGGACTCGAGATCGTGGGGATGAATTCCACCTCTGATCCCAAGACCAGCGCTCACCTGCTGACCTACGACTCGATCTTGGGCAAGCTCGATCCCAGCGTCAAGATCGAAACCACCGATGACACCATGGTGGTCAACGGCAAGGAGATCAAGTTCTTCGCTGACCGCAACCCCCTGAACTGCCCTTGGAAGGACTGGGGTGTCGACCTGGTGATCGAATCCACCGGTGTGTTCAACACCGACGAAAAAGCCAGCATGCATATCGAGGCAGGCGCCAGCAAGGTGATCCTGACTGCCCCTGGCAAAGGTGATGGCGTCGGCACCTTCGTGGTGGGCGTCAATGACGATCAGTACCGCCATGAGGACTGGAACATCCTCTCCAACGCCAGCTGCACCACCAACTGCCTGGCCCCCATCGTCAAGGTTTTGGATCAGAACTTCGGCCTCGACTGGGGTCTGATGACCACCATCCACAGCTACACCGGCGACCAGCGGATCCTGGACAACAGCCACCGTGACCTGCGCCGTGCCCGTGCTGCTGCTCTCAACATGGTTCCCACTACCACCGGTGCGGCCAAGGCTGTGGCCCTGGTTTACCCCGAGGTGAAGGGCAAGCTCACCGGTTTCGCCATGCGCGTACCCACCCCCAACGTCTCTGCCGTTGACCTCACCTTCGGACCGTCCCGTGCCACCAGCGTTGACGAAGTGAAGGCTGTGATCAAGGCCGCTTCCGAGAACGGCATGAAGGGCATCATCAAGTACAGCGACCTCCCCCTGGTTTCCACCGATTACGCCGGCACCAACGAATCCACCATTTTTGATGCCGACCTCACTTACGCCATGGGCGACAAGGCTGTGAAGATCCTGGCCTGGTACGACAACGAGTGGGGCTACAGCCAGCGCGTCGTTGATCTGGCTGAAGTGGTGGCCCGGAACTGGAAGTGA
- the grpE gene encoding nucleotide exchange factor GrpE: MSGEASTPAQDPSVEPLDAASAATEPEVVSTDTPAEGSLTDPAERLQQLEQELHSLKQEHETLQSQYMRIAADFDNFRKRQSRDQDDIRQQLVCSTLSEILPVVDNFERARQQLNPEGEEAQALHRSYQGLYKQLVDVLKQQGVARMEVVGQLFDPTLHEAVLREESTEQPEDVVIEELQRGYHLNGKVLRHALVKVSMGPGPSADAEGAASADAEAS, translated from the coding sequence ATGAGCGGCGAGGCTTCCACCCCAGCGCAGGATCCGAGCGTTGAGCCGTTGGATGCGGCATCCGCTGCCACGGAACCCGAGGTGGTTTCCACGGACACGCCGGCTGAGGGTTCCCTGACCGACCCGGCCGAACGTCTTCAGCAGCTTGAGCAGGAATTGCACAGCCTGAAGCAGGAGCACGAGACGCTGCAGAGCCAGTACATGCGCATCGCAGCGGATTTCGACAACTTCCGCAAGCGACAGAGCAGGGATCAGGACGACATCCGTCAGCAGCTGGTCTGCTCCACCCTCAGCGAGATCCTGCCTGTGGTGGACAACTTTGAGCGGGCGCGGCAGCAGCTGAATCCTGAGGGTGAAGAGGCGCAGGCGCTGCACCGCAGTTACCAGGGTCTCTACAAGCAATTGGTTGATGTGCTGAAGCAGCAAGGCGTGGCTCGCATGGAGGTGGTTGGTCAATTGTTTGATCCCACCCTTCACGAAGCGGTGCTTCGCGAAGAAAGCACCGAACAGCCGGAAGATGTCGTAATCGAAGAGCTGCAGCGCGGGTATCACCTCAACGGCAAGGTTCTCCGCCATGCCCTGGTGAAAGTGTCGATGGGTCCAGGTCCGTCGGCGGATGCTGAGGGTGCTGCCTCGGCTGACGCGGAGGCGTCCTGA
- a CDS encoding YbaB/EbfC family nucleoid-associated protein, with the protein MAGFGLPNFGQLTEAFKKAQEIQQNAQALQDELDGMEIEGKSADGRASVWLSGNQQPLRVRLDPELLSAGQETCEAATLEALQAAYEQSTATMKGRMEELTGGLNLNLPGMGG; encoded by the coding sequence ATGGCAGGGTTCGGACTACCCAATTTCGGCCAGCTCACCGAAGCCTTCAAGAAAGCACAGGAGATTCAGCAGAACGCACAAGCGCTCCAGGACGAACTAGACGGCATGGAAATTGAGGGCAAGAGTGCTGACGGTCGGGCCAGCGTTTGGCTTTCCGGTAATCAACAGCCCCTGCGGGTGCGCCTGGATCCCGAACTGCTGAGCGCCGGTCAGGAAACCTGTGAAGCGGCCACGCTGGAAGCACTCCAAGCGGCCTATGAACAATCCACCGCCACGATGAAGGGGCGGATGGAAGAGCTCACCGGTGGACTGAATCTCAACCTGCCCGGGATGGGCGGCTGA
- the murB gene encoding UDP-N-acetylmuramate dehydrogenase, giving the protein MLSTRLALRSSIPLADFTTWRVGGPAQWLLEPASLDETLEALQWAQQEHLPCRVIGAGSNLLIHDDGLPGLTLSLRKLQGASLNADNGVVEALAGEPIPTLARRAARAGLNGLAWSVGIPGTVGGAAVMNAGAQGGCTAEWLESVRVAPLDGGESFELSRDELDFDYRHSRLQDEELVVLSARFRLDPGHDPEEITRITSGNLSHRTSTQPYTQPSCGSVFRNPEPLKAGRLIEGLGLKGSRIGGAEVSTLHANFIVNTGAATAANIDELIQSVQQQVEAAHAVRLHPEVKRLGFTEAA; this is encoded by the coding sequence ATGCTCAGCACACGCCTTGCCCTGCGATCCAGCATCCCCCTGGCGGACTTCACCACCTGGCGGGTGGGCGGTCCGGCCCAATGGCTGCTGGAGCCCGCGTCGCTGGACGAGACCCTGGAAGCTCTGCAATGGGCCCAACAGGAGCACCTCCCCTGCCGTGTGATCGGCGCCGGCTCCAATCTGCTGATTCATGACGACGGACTGCCGGGCCTGACTCTCAGCCTGCGTAAGCTGCAAGGAGCGTCCTTGAACGCAGACAACGGCGTGGTGGAAGCCCTGGCGGGGGAACCGATCCCAACCTTGGCCCGCCGTGCCGCACGCGCTGGGCTGAATGGTCTTGCCTGGTCCGTGGGCATTCCTGGCACCGTGGGCGGGGCCGCGGTGATGAATGCGGGTGCGCAGGGGGGCTGCACAGCGGAGTGGCTGGAATCGGTCCGCGTTGCTCCGCTTGATGGGGGCGAGAGCTTTGAACTCAGCCGCGACGAGCTGGACTTCGATTACCGCCACAGCCGTCTGCAAGACGAGGAGTTGGTGGTGCTGTCCGCCCGCTTCCGCCTTGACCCAGGCCATGACCCTGAGGAGATCACCCGCATTACCAGCGGCAACCTCAGCCATCGCACCAGCACCCAGCCCTACACACAACCGAGTTGCGGCAGCGTGTTTCGCAACCCAGAACCCTTAAAAGCAGGCCGGTTGATCGAAGGTCTCGGGCTGAAGGGCAGTCGCATCGGCGGTGCCGAAGTCTCCACCCTTCACGCCAACTTCATCGTCAACACCGGTGCTGCAACGGCGGCCAACATTGATGAACTGATTCAAAGCGTCCAGCAACAGGTGGAGGCAGCCCATGCCGTGCGCCTTCATCCCGAAGTGAAACGCCTTGGATTCACCGAAGCCGCTTAA
- the dusA gene encoding tRNA dihydrouridine(20/20a) synthase DusA, whose product MTATETAAYRFSVAPMLDCTDRHFRVLMRQISRHALLYSEMVVAQALHHTHRRDKLLDFDAVEHPIALQVGGDDPTLLADAARLASDWNYDEINLNIGCPSQKVQAGNFGACLMAEPDLVARCVEAMSNATSLPVTVKHRIGIDDLDSDDLLTAFVDRVASAGANRFSVHARKAWLDGLDPKQNRTIPPLQHDRVQALKQRRPHLTIELNGGLESPKDCLKALESCDGAMVGRAAYSHPLRWAAMDHLVFGKPPRDVLASDVVTGLLPHAAAHLSRGGRLWDLCRHLVQMVEGVRGARHWRRELGERAQRPGADLTVLEEAGRQLREAGL is encoded by the coding sequence ATGACCGCCACCGAAACCGCTGCCTACCGCTTCAGCGTGGCGCCGATGCTGGATTGCACGGACCGACACTTCCGCGTGTTGATGCGGCAGATCAGTCGCCATGCCCTGCTGTATTCCGAAATGGTGGTGGCTCAGGCTCTGCACCACACACACCGCCGCGACAAGCTGCTGGATTTTGATGCCGTCGAGCATCCGATCGCCCTGCAGGTGGGAGGAGACGATCCGACCCTTCTGGCTGATGCCGCACGGCTGGCCAGCGACTGGAACTACGACGAGATCAACCTCAACATTGGCTGTCCGAGCCAGAAAGTACAGGCCGGCAACTTTGGTGCCTGCCTGATGGCGGAGCCAGACCTCGTGGCTCGCTGCGTCGAAGCGATGTCCAACGCCACGTCCCTCCCGGTGACAGTCAAACACCGCATCGGCATCGATGATCTCGACAGCGATGATCTTTTAACCGCCTTCGTGGATCGGGTGGCGAGCGCCGGAGCAAACCGTTTTTCCGTGCATGCCCGCAAAGCCTGGCTGGACGGTCTGGACCCCAAACAGAACCGAACAATCCCACCGCTGCAACACGACCGCGTGCAGGCACTGAAGCAACGACGACCTCACCTCACCATCGAACTGAACGGAGGGTTGGAGTCACCTAAAGACTGCTTGAAGGCTCTAGAAAGCTGCGATGGAGCCATGGTGGGCCGGGCGGCCTACTCCCATCCCCTGCGATGGGCAGCGATGGACCACCTCGTCTTCGGCAAACCACCCCGAGATGTTCTTGCCTCCGATGTGGTGACCGGTCTGCTGCCCCATGCTGCTGCCCACCTCAGTCGTGGTGGTCGACTCTGGGATCTTTGTCGCCACCTGGTGCAAATGGTGGAAGGTGTGCGAGGAGCCAGGCACTGGCGGCGTGAGCTGGGTGAACGAGCTCAACGGCCTGGAGCCGATCTCACAGTGCTGGAAGAGGCCGGCCGGCAGTTGCGCGAGGCCGGCCTCTGA
- a CDS encoding RNA-binding protein, translating into MSIFVGNLPFRAEQEDVIELFAQFGEVANCALPLERDTGRKRGFAFVEMADEAVEDAAIEGLQGAELMGRPLRINKAEPRGSAPRGGGGGYRGGGGGGGRDGGSGYGGGGGGYRGGGYGGGGGGYGGGGGGYRGGGGGDAGDRPSGARGWEDRSYGARDSGGEGGGGYDDGRSRRRRGSSGGGGGGDDYSGYGGAEG; encoded by the coding sequence GTGAGCATTTTTGTCGGCAACCTTCCCTTCCGCGCTGAGCAGGAGGATGTCATTGAACTGTTTGCCCAGTTCGGCGAAGTCGCTAACTGTGCGCTTCCCCTGGAGCGGGACACCGGCCGTAAGCGCGGTTTCGCATTTGTCGAGATGGCGGATGAAGCTGTCGAAGACGCGGCGATTGAAGGGCTTCAGGGTGCCGAGCTGATGGGCCGCCCCCTTCGGATCAATAAAGCTGAGCCACGGGGCAGTGCTCCTCGTGGTGGCGGCGGTGGTTACCGAGGCGGCGGTGGCGGTGGTGGTCGCGATGGCGGCAGCGGTTATGGCGGTGGCGGCGGTGGTTACCGAGGCGGCGGTTATGGCGGTGGCGGCGGTGGTTATGGCGGTGGCGGCGGTGGTTACCGAGGCGGCGGTGGCGGTGATGCTGGTGATCGTCCTTCCGGTGCCCGTGGCTGGGAAGATCGGAGCTATGGCGCCCGTGACAGCGGTGGTGAAGGTGGTGGCGGTTACGACGATGGCCGCAGCCGTCGTCGTCGCGGCTCATCCGGTGGCGGCGGTGGCGGTGATGACTATTCCGGTTACGGAGGTGCTGAGGGCTGA
- the rsgA gene encoding ribosome small subunit-dependent GTPase A, whose amino-acid sequence MSEAAGIVVALQANYLDVELDQAPEQGPSRLLCTRRTRLSHRGEAVHVGDRVRVEAIDPVQARAVVSGVEPRSSWLTRPQVANVSLVVVALAVDQPAFDPDQASRFLLTAERTGLPVQLLLTKGDLVEEDQRSDLVERLMGWGYDAWVVSSQTGAGIDALRQRLQDTELAVLCGPSGVGKSSVLNRLMPHLALRVGAVSGRLQRGRHTTRHVELFPIAPGARVADTPGFNRPDLPDDPSELGVLFPELRTQLSPWPCRFRNCLHRQEPGCGINRDWERFAFYEDALQECSDLSRPSRAG is encoded by the coding sequence GTGAGTGAAGCGGCCGGCATCGTGGTGGCGTTGCAGGCCAACTATCTGGACGTGGAACTGGATCAGGCGCCTGAGCAGGGTCCCTCGCGACTGCTCTGCACCCGCCGCACGCGCCTCAGTCACCGGGGAGAAGCGGTTCACGTCGGAGATCGCGTGCGGGTGGAGGCCATCGATCCTGTTCAGGCCCGTGCGGTGGTGTCTGGGGTTGAGCCGCGCAGCAGCTGGCTGACCCGTCCCCAGGTGGCCAATGTCTCGCTGGTGGTGGTGGCGCTTGCCGTCGATCAGCCGGCTTTTGATCCTGATCAGGCCAGCCGGTTTCTGTTGACTGCAGAACGCACGGGATTGCCTGTCCAGCTCCTGCTGACCAAAGGTGATCTCGTGGAGGAGGACCAACGCTCCGATCTGGTTGAGCGATTGATGGGATGGGGTTACGACGCTTGGGTGGTCTCCAGCCAAACCGGCGCGGGAATTGATGCATTGCGCCAACGGTTGCAGGACACCGAGCTGGCGGTGCTCTGTGGTCCCTCTGGGGTGGGCAAGAGCAGCGTGCTCAACCGGTTGATGCCCCACTTGGCCCTGAGGGTTGGTGCGGTGTCCGGTCGACTGCAGCGGGGTCGCCACACCACCCGTCATGTGGAGCTGTTCCCAATTGCCCCTGGCGCTCGAGTGGCGGATACCCCTGGATTCAATCGACCTGATCTGCCGGATGATCCTTCGGAACTGGGGGTGTTGTTTCCTGAATTGCGTACCCAGCTGAGCCCCTGGCCCTGTCGATTCCGCAACTGCCTGCACAGGCAGGAACCAGGCTGTGGGATCAACAGGGATTGGGAGCGGTTTGCGTTTTACGAGGACGCTCTCCAGGAATGCTCTGACCTCAGCCGCCCATCCCGGGCAGGTTGA
- a CDS encoding sulfurtransferase TusA family protein encodes MGSSRSLDLRGTPCPVNFIRCKLALESLQAGDQLQVHLDRGEPEAMVIPGLKDAGHRVEVTAEDVAWVALEITCAG; translated from the coding sequence ATGGGGTCATCCCGCTCCCTGGACTTACGCGGCACCCCCTGTCCGGTGAATTTCATCCGATGCAAATTGGCGCTTGAGTCACTCCAGGCCGGTGATCAGCTTCAGGTGCATCTGGATCGGGGGGAACCGGAAGCGATGGTGATCCCTGGGCTCAAGGACGCTGGTCATCGGGTGGAGGTCACCGCCGAGGATGTGGCCTGGGTGGCCTTGGAGATCACCTGTGCTGGTTGA
- a CDS encoding NAD(P)/FAD-dependent oxidoreductase, which yields MTDPDQRVSATATTALPLSSYPLAEVDLLVVGGGAAGFMAAITAAEAGLQRVLVLEATAEPLTKVRLSGGGRCNITHACWDPGELVGHYPRGQRPLRGPFSRFASGDSVTWFADRGLDLVEEDDGRMFPQANRSSAVVDCLRTAARRSGVQLITGSPVQSLTGALSDGFVASCRGGGVFHAHRVLLATGGHPSGRRLAAQLGHRLIPPVPSLFSLTLDAPQLQGCAGVALNDVLLTLEVGGERFRQTGRVLITHWGLSGPATLRLTAFAARALQASRYRATLNASWCSGWSQANLLAALREQRTKAARRTLAASRPLATHLPRRLWMSMLREVGAAADQRWADCPAKVEQGLLDQLQLCRYPVKGRGPFGEEFVTAGGVDLGEVNLATMESRCCPGLHLAGELMDVDGVTGGFNFQHCWTSGWLAGQAAAKQVTGSDRTP from the coding sequence ATGACGGACCCCGACCAACGGGTAAGCGCTACTGCAACAACGGCGTTGCCCTTGTCTTCCTACCCGCTGGCTGAAGTTGATCTGCTGGTGGTCGGTGGCGGCGCTGCCGGTTTTATGGCGGCGATTACAGCCGCTGAAGCGGGTCTGCAGCGCGTGCTGGTCCTGGAAGCCACGGCCGAGCCACTCACGAAGGTTCGGTTGAGTGGTGGTGGTCGCTGTAATATTACCCACGCTTGTTGGGATCCTGGCGAGCTGGTGGGCCACTACCCCCGTGGCCAGCGCCCCCTGCGGGGGCCGTTCAGCCGCTTTGCCAGTGGTGATTCCGTTACATGGTTTGCCGACCGTGGCCTGGATCTGGTGGAAGAAGACGATGGCCGAATGTTTCCTCAGGCCAATCGCTCCTCCGCGGTGGTGGATTGCCTCAGGACGGCTGCGCGACGGTCTGGGGTTCAGTTGATCACCGGTTCTCCCGTTCAGTCATTGACTGGTGCTCTCAGCGATGGATTTGTTGCCTCCTGCCGAGGTGGTGGCGTGTTTCACGCCCATCGTGTGCTGTTGGCTACGGGTGGTCACCCCAGCGGACGACGGTTGGCGGCGCAGTTGGGGCATCGGCTGATTCCCCCTGTGCCTTCGTTGTTTTCACTGACGTTGGATGCTCCCCAGTTGCAGGGTTGCGCTGGTGTTGCTCTTAATGATGTGCTCCTCACGCTTGAGGTGGGTGGGGAGCGATTCCGGCAGACCGGTCGGGTCCTGATCACTCACTGGGGCTTGAGTGGTCCGGCCACGTTGCGGCTTACGGCGTTTGCGGCTCGAGCCCTTCAGGCATCGCGATATCGAGCGACCTTAAACGCGAGCTGGTGCAGTGGTTGGTCCCAGGCGAACCTGCTGGCGGCGTTGCGAGAGCAACGAACCAAGGCCGCACGCCGCACGCTGGCTGCTTCACGACCACTTGCTACTCATCTGCCTCGACGTTTGTGGATGTCGATGTTGAGGGAGGTTGGCGCTGCTGCTGATCAGCGTTGGGCGGACTGTCCAGCGAAGGTGGAACAAGGTCTGCTCGATCAGCTACAGCTCTGTCGGTATCCCGTGAAGGGTCGCGGTCCTTTCGGGGAGGAATTCGTAACCGCCGGCGGTGTTGATTTGGGTGAGGTCAATCTGGCCACGATGGAGAGCCGATGTTGCCCTGGCCTGCATCTGGCAGGTGAGCTGATGGATGTGGATGGTGTGACGGGGGGATTCAACTTCCAGCACTGTTGGACCAGTGGTTGGCTCGCTGGCCAGGCTGCGGCAAAGCAGGTCACTGGATCTGATCGAACACCGTGA
- the murC gene encoding UDP-N-acetylmuramate--L-alanine ligase, with translation MSRPLERQHPVHFIGVGGIGMSALAKILVDRGHPVSGSDPRDTPTSRQLTQLGVTIVHEQTAATIETLLSDGRRPIVVISTAIPTSNPELRRARDAGLEIWHRSDLLAALIDQQASIAVAGSHGKTTTSTLITTLLMEAEEDPTAIIGGIVPCLGSNGHAGHGRLLVAEADESDGSLVKFRPQLGLITNLELDHTDHYNGLDDLIITMRRFADGCDQVLANRDCLILKEHIQPDAWWSVTCADGVDFAALPLQLDGDRCHARFYENGAPVGDFMLPLPGLHNLSNAAGALAACRMEGVPFERLVKGLTALKPPGRRFDLRGTWEGRHIVDDYAHHPSEVKATLAMAQLMVSSGRSPLPSPPQRLLAVFQPHRYSRTQEFLESFASALQNCDSLLLAPVYSAGEEPLRGVCSQILADRIQELKPDLEIAVADNLDHLTQLVKTRSRREDLVLAMGAGDVNGLWPRLAA, from the coding sequence TTGTCCCGTCCGCTTGAGCGCCAGCACCCCGTGCATTTCATTGGCGTCGGCGGGATTGGAATGTCTGCTCTGGCCAAAATCCTTGTTGATCGTGGGCATCCGGTGAGCGGATCCGATCCACGGGACACACCAACCTCCCGTCAGCTAACGCAGCTCGGTGTGACGATCGTCCATGAACAGACCGCAGCGACGATCGAAACACTCCTCAGCGACGGCCGCAGACCCATCGTTGTGATTTCAACAGCGATTCCCACCAGTAATCCGGAACTGAGACGCGCCCGTGATGCCGGACTGGAGATCTGGCATCGCTCGGATCTGCTGGCTGCGCTGATCGATCAACAAGCCTCGATCGCCGTGGCTGGCAGCCACGGAAAGACCACCACCAGCACCTTGATCACCACCCTCTTGATGGAGGCCGAAGAAGATCCCACAGCCATCATTGGCGGCATCGTCCCCTGCCTCGGCAGTAATGGTCATGCTGGTCACGGCCGGCTGCTGGTGGCCGAAGCCGATGAATCCGACGGCTCGTTGGTGAAGTTCCGTCCTCAGCTGGGTTTGATCACCAATCTTGAGCTCGACCACACCGACCACTACAACGGTCTGGATGACTTAATCATCACGATGCGGCGCTTCGCCGACGGCTGCGACCAGGTGCTGGCTAACCGTGACTGCCTCATCCTCAAGGAACACATCCAGCCCGATGCCTGGTGGTCTGTGACCTGCGCCGATGGCGTGGATTTCGCAGCCCTGCCGCTCCAACTGGATGGCGATCGCTGCCACGCGCGCTTTTACGAAAACGGCGCGCCGGTTGGGGACTTCATGCTGCCCCTGCCTGGGTTGCACAACCTCAGCAACGCAGCTGGAGCGTTGGCAGCCTGCCGAATGGAAGGTGTGCCTTTCGAGCGGCTGGTGAAGGGACTAACCGCCTTGAAACCGCCCGGCCGTCGTTTTGATCTGCGGGGCACCTGGGAGGGTCGACACATCGTCGACGACTACGCCCACCATCCCAGTGAGGTGAAGGCCACCTTGGCTATGGCGCAACTGATGGTGAGCAGTGGCCGCAGCCCGTTGCCCAGCCCGCCGCAAAGGTTGCTTGCTGTGTTTCAGCCTCACCGCTACAGCCGCACCCAGGAGTTCCTCGAGTCGTTTGCCAGTGCATTGCAGAACTGTGATTCCCTGCTGCTGGCGCCGGTGTACAGCGCCGGCGAAGAACCGTTGAGGGGGGTTTGCAGCCAGATCCTGGCCGATCGGATCCAGGAGCTCAAGCCGGATCTCGAAATTGCCGTGGCTGACAACCTCGACCATCTCACCCAATTGGTCAAAACCCGCAGCCGGCGTGAGGACCTGGTACTGGCCATGGGCGCTGGGGATGTCAATGGCCTCTGGCCACGGTTAGCGGCCTGA
- the msrB gene encoding peptide-methionine (R)-S-oxide reductase MsrB yields the protein MPVSAVYLSRRSLLLGSIAGVFGSSWWPRPVLAASKAADATWDLTTEQWRQRLSTEAYDVLRNEGTERPFTSSLNAEKRSGTYHCAGCDQPLFSSEAKFDSGTGWPSFWQPLQGAIATKVDFKLIIPRTEYHCSRCGGHQGHVFNDGPRPTGKRYCNNGVALVFLPAG from the coding sequence ATGCCCGTTAGTGCTGTTTACCTGTCTCGCCGTTCCCTGTTGTTGGGCTCCATCGCCGGAGTGTTTGGCAGCAGTTGGTGGCCGCGGCCTGTGCTGGCTGCATCCAAGGCTGCTGATGCAACCTGGGATCTCACTACAGAGCAGTGGCGTCAGCGGTTGTCTACCGAGGCCTATGACGTGCTCCGCAACGAAGGCACTGAGCGTCCTTTCACCAGTTCGCTGAATGCCGAGAAGCGCAGCGGCACGTATCACTGCGCCGGTTGCGATCAGCCGTTGTTCTCCTCGGAGGCGAAGTTCGACAGCGGCACCGGTTGGCCCAGCTTCTGGCAGCCCTTGCAGGGTGCGATTGCGACGAAAGTAGATTTCAAATTGATCATTCCCCGTACGGAATACCACTGCAGCCGCTGCGGTGGTCACCAGGGCCATGTGTTCAATGACGGACCCCGACCAACGGGTAAGCGCTACTGCAACAACGGCGTTGCCCTTGTCTTCCTACCCGCTGGCTGA
- the dnaJ gene encoding molecular chaperone DnaJ encodes MADYYDLLGVGRDADADALKRAYRSKARKYHPDINKEPGAEDRFKEIGRAYEVLSDPQTRARYDQFGEAGLGGAAGAPDMGDMGGFADLFETFFQGFGGPGGAAGGRSGRRGPQQGDDLRYDLTIDFEQAVFGQEQEIKIPHLETCDTCGGSGAKAGSGPTTCGTCGGAGQVRRATRTPFGSFTQVAECPNCGGTGQVIADPCNACGGQGVHQVRKKLRINIPAGVDTGTRLRVSGEGNAGLRGGPSGDLYVFLTVKSHPRLRRDGLNILSTVNVSYLQAILGDSIEVETVDGNTALEIPPGTQPGSVLTLANKGIPKLGNPVARGDQKVHVTVQLPTRLSDPERKLLEELAGHHSARGKQHHHHNSGLFARLFGQK; translated from the coding sequence ATGGCGGACTATTACGACCTGCTGGGGGTCGGACGGGATGCCGATGCCGATGCGCTGAAGCGGGCTTATCGCAGCAAGGCACGTAAGTACCACCCGGACATCAACAAGGAGCCTGGAGCGGAAGACCGTTTCAAGGAGATTGGTCGTGCCTACGAGGTGCTGAGCGACCCCCAGACCCGTGCCCGTTACGACCAGTTCGGTGAAGCTGGTCTCGGGGGTGCCGCCGGCGCTCCCGATATGGGGGACATGGGTGGTTTCGCCGACCTGTTCGAGACCTTCTTCCAGGGCTTCGGAGGTCCCGGTGGTGCTGCCGGCGGTCGCTCCGGACGTCGCGGACCTCAGCAGGGGGATGACCTCCGCTACGACCTCACGATCGATTTCGAGCAGGCGGTCTTCGGTCAGGAACAGGAGATCAAGATCCCCCATCTCGAAACCTGTGACACCTGCGGTGGCAGCGGAGCCAAGGCAGGTAGTGGTCCCACCACCTGCGGCACCTGCGGAGGAGCCGGTCAGGTGCGGCGGGCGACCAGGACACCTTTCGGAAGCTTCACGCAGGTGGCGGAATGCCCCAATTGCGGTGGAACCGGGCAGGTGATCGCTGATCCCTGCAACGCCTGCGGCGGACAGGGTGTGCATCAGGTGCGCAAGAAATTGCGCATCAACATTCCGGCTGGGGTGGACACGGGAACCCGCCTGCGGGTTTCCGGAGAAGGCAATGCCGGTCTGCGTGGGGGCCCGTCCGGCGATCTCTACGTCTTCCTCACGGTCAAGTCACATCCAAGGCTGCGCAGGGATGGGCTCAACATCCTGTCGACCGTGAACGTCAGTTATCTGCAGGCCATCCTGGGGGACTCGATCGAAGTGGAAACCGTCGATGGCAATACAGCTCTGGAGATTCCACCGGGCACCCAGCCCGGTAGCGTGTTGACCTTGGCCAACAAGGGCATTCCCAAGTTGGGGAACCCCGTGGCCCGCGGGGATCAAAAGGTGCACGTGACGGTGCAGCTCCCCACCCGTCTGTCGGATCCCGAACGGAAGCTGCTCGAGGAGTTAGCGGGACATCATTCTGCTCGAGGCAAGCAGCACCACCACCACAACAGTGGTTTGTTTGCTCGACTGTTCGGTCAGAAGTGA